A single window of Bordetella genomosp. 11 DNA harbors:
- a CDS encoding integration host factor subunit beta produces MTKSELIAALAARYPQLAARDTDFAVKTILDAMAQALAAGQRIEIRGFGSFSLSRRSPRIGRNPKSGEQVLVPGKQVPHFKAGKELRERVDLDSTDEASSNAAGDSVETAVSGVGAHAML; encoded by the coding sequence GTGACCAAGTCGGAGCTTATCGCCGCCTTGGCGGCCCGCTATCCACAGCTGGCCGCCCGCGATACCGATTTCGCCGTGAAGACGATTCTCGATGCGATGGCCCAGGCACTTGCCGCGGGCCAGCGTATCGAGATCCGGGGCTTCGGCAGTTTTTCGTTGTCGCGGCGTTCCCCGCGCATCGGCCGCAATCCCAAATCCGGCGAACAGGTATTGGTGCCTGGTAAACAGGTACCGCATTTCAAGGCGGGCAAGGAACTTCGCGAACGTGTCGACCTGGACAGCACCGACGAGGCTTCGTCGAATGCTGCCGGCGACAGCGTGGAAACCGCGGTGTCGGGCGTGGGTGCCCACGCGATGCTCTGA
- the rpsA gene encoding 30S ribosomal protein S1, whose product MDFNSMSSNPSTAVLDAMGSESFADLFAQSLKNQDMKSGEVISAEVVRIDHNFVVVNAGLKSEALIPLEEFLNDQGEVEVNPGDFVSVAIDSLENGYGDTILSRDRAKRLSAWLQLEQALDNGELVTGTITGKVKGGLTVMTNGIRAFLPGSLVDLRPVKDTTPYEGKTLEFKVIKLDRKRNNVVLSRRQVLEASMGEERQKLLETLHEGAVVKGVVKNITDYGAFVDLGGIDGLLHITDMAWRRVRHPSEVLQVGQEVEAKVLKFDQEKSRVSLGVKQLGEDPWVGLARRYPQGTRLFGKVTNLTDYGAFVEVEAGIEGLVHVSEMDWTNKNVDPRKVVTLGEEVEVMVLEIDEDRRRISLGMKQCRQNPWEEFATNFKRGDKVQGAIKSITDFGVFVGLPGGIDGLVHLSDLSWTESGEEAVRNFKKGDEIEAVVLGIDTDKERISLGIKQLEGDPFNNFVATHDKGAVVPGTIKSVEPKGAVVTLSVDVEGYLRASEISSGRVEDATTVLNAGDNIEAMIVNVDRKTRSIQLSIKARDNAETADTIQRMSEASASSGTTNLGALLKAKLDQQRNDG is encoded by the coding sequence ATGGATTTCAATTCAATGTCTTCCAATCCCTCTACTGCTGTCCTTGACGCCATGGGCAGTGAAAGCTTTGCCGACCTGTTTGCCCAAAGCCTCAAGAACCAGGACATGAAGTCCGGCGAGGTCATCAGTGCCGAAGTCGTGCGTATCGACCACAACTTCGTCGTCGTCAATGCTGGGCTGAAGTCCGAAGCGCTGATTCCGCTGGAAGAATTCCTGAACGATCAGGGCGAAGTCGAAGTCAACCCGGGCGATTTCGTCTCGGTGGCCATCGATTCGCTGGAAAACGGCTACGGTGACACCATCCTGTCGCGCGACCGCGCCAAGCGCCTGTCGGCCTGGCTGCAGCTCGAGCAGGCGCTGGACAACGGCGAACTGGTCACCGGCACCATCACCGGCAAGGTGAAGGGCGGCCTGACCGTCATGACCAATGGCATCCGCGCGTTCCTGCCGGGTTCGCTGGTCGACCTGCGTCCGGTCAAGGACACGACGCCGTACGAAGGCAAGACCCTCGAATTCAAGGTCATCAAGCTGGACCGCAAGCGCAACAACGTCGTGCTGTCGCGCCGCCAGGTGCTGGAAGCCAGCATGGGCGAAGAGCGCCAGAAGCTGCTCGAAACCCTGCACGAAGGTGCGGTGGTCAAGGGCGTGGTCAAGAACATCACCGACTACGGCGCGTTCGTGGACCTGGGCGGTATCGACGGTCTGCTGCACATCACCGACATGGCATGGCGCCGCGTGCGTCACCCCTCCGAGGTCCTGCAGGTGGGCCAGGAAGTGGAAGCCAAGGTCCTCAAGTTCGACCAGGAAAAGAGCCGTGTCTCCCTGGGCGTCAAGCAGCTGGGCGAAGATCCGTGGGTGGGCCTGGCCCGTCGTTATCCGCAGGGTACCCGCCTGTTCGGCAAGGTTACCAACCTGACCGACTACGGCGCGTTCGTCGAAGTCGAAGCCGGTATCGAAGGCCTGGTGCACGTGTCCGAAATGGACTGGACCAACAAGAACGTCGATCCGCGCAAGGTTGTCACCCTGGGCGAAGAAGTCGAAGTCATGGTCCTGGAAATCGACGAGGACCGTCGCCGTATCTCGCTGGGCATGAAGCAGTGCCGCCAGAATCCGTGGGAAGAGTTCGCCACGAACTTCAAGCGCGGCGACAAGGTCCAGGGCGCGATCAAGTCCATCACGGACTTCGGCGTGTTCGTCGGCCTGCCCGGTGGCATCGATGGCCTGGTGCACCTGTCCGACCTGTCCTGGACGGAGTCCGGCGAAGAAGCCGTGCGCAACTTCAAGAAGGGCGACGAGATCGAAGCCGTGGTTCTGGGCATCGACACCGACAAGGAACGCATCTCGCTGGGCATCAAGCAGCTGGAAGGCGATCCGTTCAACAACTTCGTCGCGACCCATGACAAGGGCGCGGTCGTTCCTGGCACGATCAAGTCGGTCGAGCCCAAGGGCGCCGTGGTGACGCTGTCGGTGGACGTCGAAGGCTATCTGCGCGCGTCCGAGATCTCCTCGGGCCGTGTCGAAGACGCCACGACGGTGCTGAACGCCGGCGACAACATCGAAGCCATGATCGTCAACGTCGACCGCAAGACGCGTTCGATCCAGTTGTCCATCAAGGCGCGTGACAACGCCGAAACCGCGGATACGATCCAGCGCATGTCTGAAGCCAGCGCTTCGTCGGGTACCACCAACCTGGGTGCCCTGCTGAAGGCCAAGCTGGACCAGCAGCGCAACGACGGTTAA